The DNA segment TTTTTCGTCAATATCGACACGCTCAAAGAGGCGCATCTTGACGATAAAACGCTGAAACTCATCTACTTTGTACAGGGCGAGAGTCGCCAGATGGCTCATCTTATCGGAAACAGGACGCCCTCCCTCCTTGATGCGGGCGAGGATATTCATATACCGATCGTTACTGGCAGTATATTCTTGAAAGCCCTGATCTTTTTTCCAACTGACACCGGTCCATTCATCCTGTTCCTTGAACCCGCAGCAATGGTCTTCCTTGACAATGAAGAATTGCTCTTTGACGCCGCCGTTGCCATCCGGTCGGGTGGCACGGCCAAGAGGGTACATGCGGCAAGCTCCAGGACGATCAGCGTAGATGGAGCATCCCTGCTTGGTGACAAAGGGGCAGGTCTGGGCCGCGCTGTCTGTCATGCGAAACTTGAAAACCGGGAAATTACTATCCGGTGCACGGTGTCCGTAGGTATAGATGCGCAGAAAATCGATGCTGTTTTTCGAGGTGGCACTCCTCATGCGCAGAATATCGTAGGGAGTCAGAACCAGATCAAGGTCGCTGCAACAGGCATTGAAACATTCAATGCCTGGGTAACATTTGAATTGGTATGTCTTTCCTTCCTCCAGTTCGGGGAGGGAGTCGAGAAAATCTTTAGTCTCGTCAGTGCTCATGGCATTCTCCTGGACCAAGGCCCATTTGAGTTTCCGGCAACGAAAGCGTCCCGTTGTCGGGTGGCCT comes from the Pseudodesulfovibrio piezophilus C1TLV30 genome and includes:
- a CDS encoding YkgJ family cysteine cluster protein yields the protein MSTDETKDFLDSLPELEEGKTYQFKCYPGIECFNACCSDLDLVLTPYDILRMRSATSKNSIDFLRIYTYGHRAPDSNFPVFKFRMTDSAAQTCPFVTKQGCSIYADRPGACRMYPLGRATRPDGNGGVKEQFFIVKEDHCCGFKEQDEWTGVSWKKDQGFQEYTASNDRYMNILARIKEGGRPVSDKMSHLATLALYKVDEFQRFIVKMRLFERVDIDEKRQKAILEDEFVALSFAMDWFELMLFHDTTKLKPKGVTPRGPSCQS